A window of the Citrus sinensis cultivar Valencia sweet orange chromosome 9, DVS_A1.0, whole genome shotgun sequence genome harbors these coding sequences:
- the LOC102626487 gene encoding shikimate O-hydroxycinnamoyltransferase-like, with translation MEIQIKESTTVRPAEETPKHCLRLTNLDLFLGTSHVPTVYVYRRPNDCTNFFDAGALKEALSHVLVPFYPVAGRFGKDENGRMEVKCNAEGVLFVVAEASCVIDDLGDSFTPSFKLQQLVPRVDTKDISSYPLLLLQVTHFKCGGVTLGVGFHHNLADGMSALHFINSWADVTRGIPIKNLPFIDRTVLGARVKKGDSPTFNHIEYGPPLSLRNDGAQLAHRPSNGSASSAASVATLKLSLDQINTLKAKVRKDQDQDECKSNIRYSTYEILAAHVWRCTSKARGLSDGQECKLYINVDGRSRLNPPLPSGYFGNVLFFNTPVALSGDIVSKPLIFTVKKIHEAIKQMDDKYLRSALAYLEHNDPTTIKHGAQAYASPGFKLNSWMRLPIYDADFGWGRPISMTRTKINYEGKAYFVPSPTNDGSASLVISLEPHQMEFFKDCFYDF, from the exons ATGGAAATTCAGATAAAGGAGTCAACAACTGTAAGGCCTGCAGAGGAAACGCCCAAGCATTGCCTGCGGCTCACTAACTTGGATCTGTTTCTGGGAACAAGTCACGTCCCAACAGTGTACGTGTACCGGCGGCCAAATGACTGCACCAATTTCTTTGACGCTGGTGCACTTAAGGAGGCTTTGAGCCATGTTCTTGTGCCATTCTACCCCGTGGCTGGCAGATTCGGAAAGGATGAAAATGGCAGAATGGAGGTAAAGTGCAATGCTGAGGGAGTTCTGTTCGTGGTGGCCGAAGCAAGTTGTGTTATTGATGATTTGGGTGATTCTTTCACTCCAAGCTTCAAGCTTCAGCAGCTCGTCCCCAGAGTTGACACAAAGGATATCTCTTCTTATCCACTTCTTCTATTGCAG GTGACTCATTTCAAGTGTGGTGGAGTTACTCTTGGAGTAGGTTTTCATCACAACTTAGCAGATGGAATGTCAGCACTTCATTTTATCAACTCATGGGCTGACGTCACACGTGGTATTCCTATTAAAAATCTACCGTTCATTGATAGAACTGTACTTGGTGCCCGGGTCAAGAAGGGAGATTCCCCTACATTTAATCACATTGAATATGGCCCGCCTCTTTCCTTAAGAAACGATGGAGCACAATTGGCTCACAGACCCAGTAATGGTAGTGCTTCATCTGCTGCTTCTGTTGCTACCCTGAAATTATCGCTTGATCAAATCAATACCCTTAAAGCAAAGGTAAGGAAAGATCAAGATCAAGATGAATGCAAAAGCAATATCAGGTACAGCACCTATGAGATTCTAGCAGCACATGTATGGCGTTGCACCTCCAAGGCACGGGGGTTGAGCGATGGTCAAGAGTGCAAGTTATACATAAATGTAGACGGACGATCTAGATTGAATCCTCCGCTTCCATCTGGGTACTTTGGTAATGTACTCTTTTTCAATACTCCGGTTGCTTTATCAGGTGATATAGTATCCAAACCGTTGATCTTTACCGTAAAGAAAATTCATGAAGCAATAAAGCAGATGGATGACAAGTATTTAAGATCAGCTCTTGCTTATTTGGAACACAATGATCCGACGACTATCAAGCACGGAGCACAAGCGTACGCAAGTCCCGGTTTCAAACTAAACAGCTGGATGCGGCTGCCTATATATGATGCTGATTTTGGGTGGGGACGTCCAATTTCTATGACCCGAACGAAAATAAACTATGAAGGCAAAGCATATTTTGTGCCAAGTCCAACCAATGATGGGAGTGCGTCACTGGTTATAAGCTTAGAGCCCCATCAAATGGAATTCTTTAAAGACTGTTTTTATGATTTCTAG